A portion of the Syntrophales bacterium genome contains these proteins:
- a CDS encoding type I restriction-modification system subunit M, with amino-acid sequence MNHNGNQIESRLWAAADELRANSKLKSSEYSVPVLGLVFLRYADHKFQEAAKELTGAGCGGRRKIGPADYQARGVLYLPEAARFSTLLTLPEGANIGAAINEAMRAIEAENPDLKDVLPKTYNRFENALLNPLLKTMNSVPMDIEGDAFGKIYEYFLGHFAMSEGQKGGEFFTPTAIVQLIVGIIEPFQGRIFDPACGSGGMFVQSARFVAEHQKNPGAELSIYGQEKVAETVRLGKMNLAVHGLAGDIRQGNAYYEDLHRSPGKFDFVMANPPFNVDRVDKERLKDDPRFPLGLPRTDNANYLWIQIFYSALSETGRAGFVMANSASDARSSELEIRKQLIEARAVDVMVAVGSNFFYTVTLPCTLWFFDRGKGKNARADQVLFIDARQIYRQIDRAHRDWTPAQIEFLANIARLYRGEALENLHDSADLLAEHFHDGKYADVAGLCKVATLSEIESQGWSLNPGRYVGVTARVEDDFDFKERLEEQNEELEILNAKARELEVRIAENVAKLLEG; translated from the coding sequence ATGAACCATAACGGCAACCAAATAGAATCCCGCCTCTGGGCCGCGGCCGATGAGCTGCGGGCCAATTCCAAGCTGAAATCCTCCGAATACTCCGTCCCCGTGCTGGGGCTTGTCTTTCTGCGCTACGCCGACCATAAATTTCAGGAGGCGGCAAAAGAACTGACAGGCGCCGGATGTGGAGGGCGGCGGAAGATCGGCCCGGCAGACTATCAGGCCCGCGGCGTCCTCTACCTGCCCGAAGCGGCCCGCTTCTCGACGCTGCTCACCCTGCCCGAGGGGGCCAACATCGGCGCGGCCATCAACGAGGCCATGCGCGCCATCGAGGCGGAGAACCCCGACCTCAAGGATGTGCTGCCCAAGACCTACAACCGCTTCGAGAACGCCCTGCTCAACCCACTGCTCAAGACCATGAACTCCGTCCCCATGGATATCGAGGGAGATGCCTTCGGCAAGATCTACGAATACTTCCTCGGCCACTTCGCCATGAGCGAGGGCCAGAAGGGCGGCGAATTCTTCACCCCCACCGCCATCGTCCAGCTCATCGTCGGCATCATCGAACCCTTCCAGGGCCGCATCTTCGATCCGGCCTGCGGCTCCGGCGGCATGTTCGTCCAGAGCGCCCGCTTCGTCGCTGAGCACCAGAAAAACCCCGGCGCCGAGCTTTCCATTTACGGTCAGGAGAAGGTGGCCGAGACGGTCCGCCTGGGCAAAATGAACCTTGCCGTCCACGGTCTGGCTGGCGACATCCGCCAGGGGAACGCCTACTATGAGGACCTGCACCGCTCCCCCGGCAAGTTCGACTTCGTCATGGCCAATCCGCCCTTCAACGTGGACCGCGTGGACAAGGAGCGGCTCAAGGACGACCCGCGCTTCCCCCTCGGCCTTCCCCGCACCGACAACGCCAACTACCTCTGGATTCAGATCTTCTACAGTGCCCTTTCGGAAACCGGCCGCGCCGGGTTCGTCATGGCAAACTCCGCCTCCGACGCCCGCAGCTCGGAACTGGAGATCCGCAAACAGCTCATCGAAGCCCGCGCCGTGGATGTGATGGTCGCCGTCGGCTCCAACTTCTTCTACACCGTCACCCTGCCCTGCACCCTCTGGTTCTTCGACCGAGGCAAAGGAAAAAACGCCCGCGCCGATCAGGTGCTCTTCATCGACGCCCGCCAGATCTACCGCCAGATCGACCGCGCCCACCGGGACTGGACCCCGGCGCAGATCGAGTTTCTGGCCAACATCGCCCGGCTCTACCGGGGCGAAGCCCTCGAGAACCTGCACGACAGCGCCGACCTGCTGGCCGAGCACTTTCACGACGGCAAATACGCGGACGTGGCCGGCCTGTGCAAGGTGGCAACACTCTCCGAAATTGAATCCCAGGGCTGGAGCCTCAACCCCGGCCGCTATGTGGGTGTAACTGCCCGTGTAGAGGATGACTTCGACTTCAAGGAGCGGCTGGAGGAGCAAAACGAGGAACTGGAAATCCTCAATGCCAAGGCCCGGGAACTGGAAGTGCGGATCGCCGAGAATGTAGCAAAGTTGCTGGAGGGATAG